From the Carya illinoinensis cultivar Pawnee chromosome 4, C.illinoinensisPawnee_v1, whole genome shotgun sequence genome, one window contains:
- the LOC122307893 gene encoding protein Brevis radix-like 4 isoform X2, which yields MLTCIARPKKLGDDSPDQTEEFDTSGVKIQTIKSLTTQIKDMALKASGAYRSCNPCTAPPPASTQSRLRVNGESDAESERFRWSRSRSRTGRVWGKEMEARLKGMSSSSGEGTPTSGSGRRVEPVVFVEESEPKEWVAQVEPGVLITFVSLPRGGNDLKRIRFSREMFNKWQAQRWWAENYDRVMELYNVQRFNRQAFPLPTPPRSEDESSKMESAEDSPITPPLTRERLPRNLYRPTGMGMGYSSSDSLEKHSMQSRHYYDSGGLGSTPKLSSISGTKTEISSMDASIRSSSSRDADRSGELSISNASDLEAEWVEQDEPGVYITIKALPGGKRELRRVRFSREKFGEMHARLWWEENRARIHEQYL from the exons ATGCTGACCTGCATAGCTCGGCCTAAGAAACTCGGCGATGACTCGCCGGATCAGACCGAAGAATTCGACACCTCCGGCGTCAAAATCCAAACTATAAAATCTCTCACTACTCAG ATCAAGGACATGGCGTTGAAGGCCTCGGGGGCGTATCGGAGCTGCAACCCGTGCACGGCACCACCGCCGGCGTCAACTCAGAGTCGACTCAGGGTAAACGGAGAGTCGGACGCGGAATCGGAGCGGTTCAGGTGGTCGAGGTCGAGGTCGAGGACGGGGAGGGTGTGGGGGAAGGAGATGGAGGCGAGGCTGAAGGGGATGTCTAGCTCGAGCGGCGAAGGGACTCCGACCTCCGGGAGCGGACGACGAGTGGAGCCGGTGGTGTTTGTGGAGGAGAGCGAACCCAAGGAGTGGGTCGCCCAGGTGGAGCCCGGCGTGCTCATCACCTTCGTCTCGCTCCCCCGTGGCGGGAACGACCTCAAGCGTATACGGTTCAG TCGAGAGATGTTTAACAAATGGCAAGCTCAAAGGTGGTGGGCAGAGAACTATGACCGGGTCATGGAACTGTACAATGTTCAGAGATTCAACAGACAGGCTTTCCCGCTTCCAACTCCACCAAGATCTGAAGATGAG AGCTCAAAGATGGAATCTGCAGAAGACAGCCCTATCACACCCCCATTGACCAGAGAACGGTTACCTCGTAACTTGTACCGTCCGACAGGGATGGGAATGGGTTACTCATCCTCAGATTCACTAGAAAAACACTCGATGCAATCTCGACATTACTATGACTCAGGTGGTCTTGGATCAACCCCAAAACTATCCAGCATCAGCGGTACCAAGACAGAGATATCATCCATGGATGCTTCTATAAGGAGTAGCTCATCAAGGGATGCAGATCGCTCAGGGGAGCTGTCCATCAGTAATGCTAGTGATCTTGAGGCTGAATGGGTTGAACAAGACGAACCAGGGGTCTACATCACAATTAAAGCATTGCCAGGAGGCAAAAGGGAGCTCAGACGAGTGAGATTCAG CCGAGAAAAGTTTGGGGAGATGCATGCTAGATTATGGTGGGAAGAGAACCGTGCCAGGATACATGAACAATACTTGTGA
- the LOC122307893 gene encoding protein Brevis radix-like 4 isoform X1, which yields MLTCIARPKKLGDDSPDQTEEFDTSGVKIQTIKSLTTQIKDMALKASGAYRSCNPCTAPPPASTQSRLRVNGESDAESERFRWSRSRSRTGRVWGKEMEARLKGMSSSSGEGTPTSGSGRRVEPVVFVEESEPKEWVAQVEPGVLITFVSLPRGGNDLKRIRFSYFSMISREMFNKWQAQRWWAENYDRVMELYNVQRFNRQAFPLPTPPRSEDESSKMESAEDSPITPPLTRERLPRNLYRPTGMGMGYSSSDSLEKHSMQSRHYYDSGGLGSTPKLSSISGTKTEISSMDASIRSSSSRDADRSGELSISNASDLEAEWVEQDEPGVYITIKALPGGKRELRRVRFSREKFGEMHARLWWEENRARIHEQYL from the exons ATGCTGACCTGCATAGCTCGGCCTAAGAAACTCGGCGATGACTCGCCGGATCAGACCGAAGAATTCGACACCTCCGGCGTCAAAATCCAAACTATAAAATCTCTCACTACTCAG ATCAAGGACATGGCGTTGAAGGCCTCGGGGGCGTATCGGAGCTGCAACCCGTGCACGGCACCACCGCCGGCGTCAACTCAGAGTCGACTCAGGGTAAACGGAGAGTCGGACGCGGAATCGGAGCGGTTCAGGTGGTCGAGGTCGAGGTCGAGGACGGGGAGGGTGTGGGGGAAGGAGATGGAGGCGAGGCTGAAGGGGATGTCTAGCTCGAGCGGCGAAGGGACTCCGACCTCCGGGAGCGGACGACGAGTGGAGCCGGTGGTGTTTGTGGAGGAGAGCGAACCCAAGGAGTGGGTCGCCCAGGTGGAGCCCGGCGTGCTCATCACCTTCGTCTCGCTCCCCCGTGGCGGGAACGACCTCAAGCGTATACGGTTCAG ttatTTTTCTATGATTAGTCGAGAGATGTTTAACAAATGGCAAGCTCAAAGGTGGTGGGCAGAGAACTATGACCGGGTCATGGAACTGTACAATGTTCAGAGATTCAACAGACAGGCTTTCCCGCTTCCAACTCCACCAAGATCTGAAGATGAG AGCTCAAAGATGGAATCTGCAGAAGACAGCCCTATCACACCCCCATTGACCAGAGAACGGTTACCTCGTAACTTGTACCGTCCGACAGGGATGGGAATGGGTTACTCATCCTCAGATTCACTAGAAAAACACTCGATGCAATCTCGACATTACTATGACTCAGGTGGTCTTGGATCAACCCCAAAACTATCCAGCATCAGCGGTACCAAGACAGAGATATCATCCATGGATGCTTCTATAAGGAGTAGCTCATCAAGGGATGCAGATCGCTCAGGGGAGCTGTCCATCAGTAATGCTAGTGATCTTGAGGCTGAATGGGTTGAACAAGACGAACCAGGGGTCTACATCACAATTAAAGCATTGCCAGGAGGCAAAAGGGAGCTCAGACGAGTGAGATTCAG CCGAGAAAAGTTTGGGGAGATGCATGCTAGATTATGGTGGGAAGAGAACCGTGCCAGGATACATGAACAATACTTGTGA